GTCCTTCTCGCCCTCCACCTCCACGCGCAGCGCCACCAGGTCCGGGCTGCTGCGGTAGTCCTTCTTCAGCAGCGGCCCGGCCGTGGCGATGAACAGGTCGCGCGGCACCACCTGCATGCCCTTCACGTCCACGGGCTGGTCGCTCAGCAGGCCCAGCTCGCGGATGGTCTCCATGGCCTGGGCGTGGCCGGGGTAGCGCAGCGTCTTGTACTCCATGGTGGGGATCTGCCCCTCGTACCGCTGCGCCATGGCCGAGAGGCCGCCGGCGGTGTGGAACGCCTCGAGCATGCCGGTGCCGGGGAAGTCGAGCTCCTCGATCTCGCTGAGCGCCTTTACCTGCGTCTGCTTGCCGTCGCGCAGGACCCACGAGAGCGTGGTGTAGTAATCCAGCACGCCTTCTATGCTGTACACGATCTGGTAGTTCAGCGGCGGCTGCGGGTTCTGCGGCAGGCCGCCCACCTTGATGGTCACCGAGCGCACGCTGTCCATCTGCCGGATGCCGTGCTCGGCCAGGATGTTCACCATGCCCGGCGCCAGGCCGCAGTCGGGGATGATGCTCACGCCCTTCTCCTGCGCCTGCGCGTGCAGCCGCTTCTGCTGGAGCACGATCTCGGTGTTGCCGCCCAGGTCGCAGAAGTGGCTCCCCGCCTCCAGTGCCAGCGTGGCCATCTGGAGGTTGAAGTAGTACGGGAAGGCGCTCATGGTGGCCGACACGCCTTGCATGGCCGCGCGGACCGAGTCCTCGTCCTTGGCGTCGACCTTCACGGCGGTGAGGCGGCCGCCCAGGTACGGCTGCAGGAACGGCTGGAGATTGCCGACGTCGATGTCGGCGATCACCACGTCGTGGTCCGTGTTGGCGAGCAGGTCGTACGCACAGGCCGACCCCTGCAGCCCGGCACCGAGCACCAGCATCCGCATACGGTCACTCCTTACGGGGGAAAAGGCTGAATCCCGGCCCCAACGGGGGAGCCGGGACTTGCAAGACGAGGCAGCCGCCCCCTTCCCGGGAGCGTCGGCGCGGAAGATAGCGCCGGGCCCGTGCGCGCGCAAAGCGACCGCGCCGCGCCCTGCCGCCCGGCCTCAAGGCGCGTCGGGAGATGCACCGCCGCCCATCACGCCGGTCCTCTCCGCGCGCTACGCATCACCGGAACGCGTGTTCGGCGGATGCGCATCCGCCGTCCCGTTCCGGGCGCGCCGGACCGATCCGCCCCGCAGCCGCGAACGATGACCGGATGCGCATCTGCCGACAAACCGCTCCGAAACGCATCACCCGATCGACGGTTCCCGTCCGCATCTCTCGGCCGGCATCTCCCCAGCGTCCGACGACGCGCCGGGTCGACCGCCCGCTCAGCGTGCGCGGGCGAGCGGCGGGTTGCCGAGGAGGCGGAGGATGTCGTCCGGGAGATCGAGGAAGACGTCCGGGCTCTCGGCGGCCAGGGTGGCGCGGGGGAACGGGCCCCAGAGCGCGGCGGCGGTGCGGGTGCCGGCCGCCTTGCCCGCCGCCATGTCGTGCGGCGAGTCGCCGATGAAGATGGCCTCGTGCGGCTGCACGCCCAAGCGGTCGAGGGCGAACAGCACGGGCTCCGGCCGCGGCTTCGGCTCCGCCACGTCCTCGGGCGTGACGATGACGGGGAACAGGTCCGTCAGGCCGCAGAGGTCCATCCCCTCCAGCGTGGTGTGGCGCAGGCGGCTGGTGACGATGGCCAGCCCGAAACCGCGGCGCGCCAGCTCAGCGACCGTCTCCACCGTGCCGGGGAACGGCCGCAGCATGCCCGCGTAGTGCGCGACCTGGTGCTCGCGGTAGCTGCCCAGCATCGCCTCGTACTCCGCGTCGCCACGGGCGAAGCGGCGCACCTGCGTCTCCAGCGTCATCCCGAAGCCGCTCAGCCATTCCTCGTCGGGCGGGCAGGCGCCGTGGTGCGTGTTCATCATGTGCCGCCAGCACTGCATGATGAGCGCGGTGCTGTCGGCCAGCGTGCCGTCGAAGTCGTACAGGACGGCCTTGATCTGCGAAGTGCTCACTTTATCTGCTTCGATCGTGGGATGAGTCTGTAGATGCGAACTGGTCCAGGGATGCGGCCGGGTCGATGGATGCCAGTGCACCGCTCGCGGCGATCCCCAGCGCGGCGAGAAGCGCCGGCGTCACGTCCGCCAGCGAGCGGACGCGCGACACAACATCTTCGCGCCCCGATCCGTACGCGAGCACGGGCACGGGGTTGAGCGTGTGCGCGGACGACATCTCCTCCACGTTGCCGTGGTCGCTGGAGACGACGAGCAGCGCGTCATTCGGCAGCGCGGAGACGATGCCGCCCAGGAAGGCGTCCACCTTCTCCAGCGCCGCCACGGCTTCGGACAGGTCGCCGCGGTGGCCCACGACGTCCGTGTCGTAGTGCGCGAACAGCGTCACCTCCGCTTCCCCGGCGATGCGGGCGAGGCGCCGGCCGGCCTCTTCGGGCGTGACGTCCGGCATCTCCGGGCCCAGCCGCGCCCGCCAGTGCTGGTTGGTGATGGACGATGCCACCGCCCGCCCCTCCGCCAGCTCGCCGAAGTCGCGCGTGAGCACACCCGCCGCGCGCGCGGCCAGCGGAGGCGCCGCCGGGCGCCGGAAGATGCGCGGATCGGCGTCGGCCGCGATCAGCGGATACGCGTTCGCGAACGCCACGGCACGCCCCGCAGCCTTCGCGCGGACCAGAAGGTTCTCCGCGGCCAGCATCTCCCGGAGCGCCGTGGGCACCCACGGCCCGAAGTGCCGCCCGTACTCCGCCGCACCGTTTCGGCCGGTGAGCAGCGTCGTCTGCCCCGTCCCGCTCTGCGGTTTCCCCTCCACGCCCAGCGTCGCAGCCGCCGCTACCATCACCGCGCGCGGCCCGGCGATCCGTCCGTCCGCGCCCAGGTGCTCCCGCACGGGCAGCGCGCCGCCCAGCATCTCCCGCAAGTTCGGGAGATGCGCGGCCGCGAACGGGTTGCGGACCGCATCGTCCGCCCCGATCCCCACGCCGTCCAGGAAGACGAGCAGGACGCGCCGCAGAGCCACGTCGTTCGCAGGGTCGGATGAGTGCGTCGCCATCTCCAGCCGTTTCGGGGAGCGCGAAATCTACCGAGAGGCCGCGCATCCTGACAGACGTCCACGGAGCCGGTTGCCCCGCGCTCGCCTGGGTGGCGCGTACGCCAAGCGCAACGCTGCCAGATGGATTTGCCGTCCACCGAGCCCGGTCTCCAAGAGCTGCGTGTCCAACGTGAGCTGGGTCGGCGATCCCACGTCTGCAGCCGCCTCTGACCCGAGCCGGCCCGGCCGTCCGCTGAAGGCGGCAAGGTTCGACGCGAAGAAGCCGTTACCCTCGCGGGTAGCGGCTTCTCGTCGTCCATCTATTTTCGCCCGGCTCGAAGGCCTACCGGCGGCGGCGGGTGGTGGTGTGCTTCGCGGCCACGTGGCGGCGCGTGCTGGTCTTGTGCGCGGCGGCGTGGCGGGTGGTGCGGTGCGCGCGGCTGGCGCGGGCGCGCTTGGCGGCGGCGGCACGGGCAGCGGCGCGCTCGCGGGCCTGGCGCTCTATCCGCGCCTGGCGGGCGGCGGCGGCGCGGCGCGCCTCCTCGATGCGGGCGTTCTCCACCGCGATCTTGTGCACCCGCTCGAAGTTGGCCGCGAACTCGCCGGAGCGGCCCACCGGGATGCGCACGTCGAAGGGCTTGCCCGGAGGCGTCATCGCCTTCACCAGGCTGGGGTTCAGCTTGGCCACGTCGCGGCCCTGCACGCCCACCGCCTCGGCCACCACGGCCAGCCCGGTCCCGCCCGGCACCTTCACCGTCTCCGTCTCCACCGGCAGCCAGCGGCTCACGTCGGCCAGGCCGTACTTCTCCGGCTCCTTGCCCACCAGCGCGGCCGCCAGCATGAGCGGCACGTACTCGCGCGTCTCGGCGGGAAGGCGGTGGCGGATCCTCCAGAAGCTGGTCTCGTCGCCCTTCTCCGAGCCCGTCTCCTCCTTCATCACGCGGCTGATGCGGTTCTCGCCGCTGTTGTACGCCGCCGCGGCCAGGTACCACGAGTCGAACTGCGCGTGCAGGTCGCTCAGGTAGCGCAACGCGGCGTCGGTGCTCTTCTCCGGGTCGCGGCGCTCGTCCACGTACTGGTCCACGCGCAGGCCGTAGTTGCGGCCCGTCTCGCCCATGAACTGCCACAGCCCCACCGCCTGGGCGCTGGAGCGCGCCGTGGGGTTGAAGCCGGACTCGATCATGGAGAGGTACAGCAGGTCCTCGGGCATCCCGCGCGCGCGCAGCTTGGTGCGGATCATCCCCTCGTAGCGGCCCGAGCGCTTGAGGTACAGCGCCATGCGGTCCTGCTGCTTGCCGCTGAAGAGGTCGATGAAGCGCTGCACCGGGGCGTTGCGCACCACGGGGATGTCCCACTTGGCGTCGGACGTGGACGCCTCGGCCTCGGAGACCAGGCTGGAGACCGCGTCGTAGCTGTGCCGGCCTTTCGGAGAGCCGTTGCCGACCGCCGCCGCGCCGATGACGCCACCGAGCAGGACCGCGACCGGAAGAGCAGACCGAAATTCCATGGAACCTCCAGGCAGGGGGGTGGAGGGGGCTGGTGCGCGGCGAAGCGGGCGGAAGCCCGCGAAGTGCAGGGAGAACTGGCCGTACCCTGCGCGCCGTCCCTCGTTCCGTACCTGAAAGATAATACACTGCAACGACTTATGCCACCCTGAAACGTCCGTTCACCCCGAATCGCCAGGTTTGGCGCGGGTTCCGGCCCGCACCAGGCTCACGATGGCCAACCAGAAGAGCAGGAACGAGATAGGCCACGCGAGCACCCGCGGCGCCCAGATCCCGGCCGCCGAGACGCCCACCAGCAGCACCGCCAGCGCCACCACCCAGCCGCGGTCCTCGCGCCCGATCATCCGCTGCCCGCGCAGTGCCCCCGCCAGCACCGACGCCGCCCGCGCCATCCGCCCGATGGTGCGGCCGATGTTGCTGCCGCGGAACGACTTCTTGCGCCGCTCGCGGGCCGAGAGGCGGCCGGGCTTGGCCTGGTCGCCGGGGTGCTCCACCACCAGGCGCTCGGTCGCGCGGCGCTCGCGCGCCGGCTTGCCATCGCCCGTGGGCCGCGCAAGCGTGATCTCGACCGACGCCTCCAGGTCGCGCAGGAACAGGTCCTCCATCTCCGCCGCGAAGC
This genomic window from Longimicrobiaceae bacterium contains:
- a CDS encoding saccharopine dehydrogenase C-terminal domain-containing protein, with the translated sequence MRMLVLGAGLQGSACAYDLLANTDHDVVIADIDVGNLQPFLQPYLGGRLTAVKVDAKDEDSVRAAMQGVSATMSAFPYYFNLQMATLALEAGSHFCDLGGNTEIVLQQKRLHAQAQEKGVSIIPDCGLAPGMVNILAEHGIRQMDSVRSVTIKVGGLPQNPQPPLNYQIVYSIEGVLDYYTTLSWVLRDGKQTQVKALSEIEELDFPGTGMLEAFHTAGGLSAMAQRYEGQIPTMEYKTLRYPGHAQAMETIRELGLLSDQPVDVKGMQVVPRDLFIATAGPLLKKDYRSSPDLVALRVEVEGEKD
- a CDS encoding HAD-IA family hydrolase; this encodes MSTSQIKAVLYDFDGTLADSTALIMQCWRHMMNTHHGACPPDEEWLSGFGMTLETQVRRFARGDAEYEAMLGSYREHQVAHYAGMLRPFPGTVETVAELARRGFGLAIVTSRLRHTTLEGMDLCGLTDLFPVIVTPEDVAEPKPRPEPVLFALDRLGVQPHEAIFIGDSPHDMAAGKAAGTRTAAALWGPFPRATLAAESPDVFLDLPDDILRLLGNPPLARAR
- a CDS encoding transglycosylase SLT domain-containing protein, coding for MEFRSALPVAVLLGGVIGAAAVGNGSPKGRHSYDAVSSLVSEAEASTSDAKWDIPVVRNAPVQRFIDLFSGKQQDRMALYLKRSGRYEGMIRTKLRARGMPEDLLYLSMIESGFNPTARSSAQAVGLWQFMGETGRNYGLRVDQYVDERRDPEKSTDAALRYLSDLHAQFDSWYLAAAAYNSGENRISRVMKEETGSEKGDETSFWRIRHRLPAETREYVPLMLAAALVGKEPEKYGLADVSRWLPVETETVKVPGGTGLAVVAEAVGVQGRDVAKLNPSLVKAMTPPGKPFDVRIPVGRSGEFAANFERVHKIAVENARIEEARRAAAARQARIERQARERAAARAAAAKRARASRAHRTTRHAAAHKTSTRRHVAAKHTTTRRRR
- a CDS encoding alkaline phosphatase family protein, yielding MATHSSDPANDVALRRVLLVFLDGVGIGADDAVRNPFAAAHLPNLREMLGGALPVREHLGADGRIAGPRAVMVAAAATLGVEGKPQSGTGQTTLLTGRNGAAEYGRHFGPWVPTALREMLAAENLLVRAKAAGRAVAFANAYPLIAADADPRIFRRPAAPPLAARAAGVLTRDFGELAEGRAVASSITNQHWRARLGPEMPDVTPEEAGRRLARIAGEAEVTLFAHYDTDVVGHRGDLSEAVAALEKVDAFLGGIVSALPNDALLVVSSDHGNVEEMSSAHTLNPVPVLAYGSGREDVVSRVRSLADVTPALLAALGIAASGALASIDPAASLDQFASTDSSHDRSR